The Kitasatospora sp. NBC_00374 genome has a segment encoding these proteins:
- a CDS encoding DUF349 domain-containing protein, translating into MSSDPWGRVDEQGTVYVRTADGERAVGSWQAGSPEEALAYFERKYQGLEAEIGLLEHRVRKTDLAAKEAQVALDHLRAQVVEAHAVGDLDALAKRLDTLTGEIETRQTERRAARAKAQEETRAAKEALVAEAEQLAESTQWREAGDRLRALVDSWKALPRLDRKSDDELWHRFSHARSVFSKHRKAHFAALDVERDQARAVKEKLVTEAEALSDSTEWGATAAAYRDLMTQWKAAGRAQRDAEEELWARFRGAQDVFFQARSATFSERDAEQGENQKLKEALLVEAEAILPITDLKAAKAALRDVNERWEAIGHVPRDARPKLDARLNTVERAIREAEDAEWQRSNPEAKARAAGMTGLLQQAVDKLQADVDKARAAGNASRVAKLESELAGRQALLDQALKSLQEFSG; encoded by the coding sequence GTGAGCAGCGACCCGTGGGGCCGTGTCGACGAGCAGGGGACCGTGTACGTCAGGACCGCGGACGGCGAACGCGCCGTCGGCTCCTGGCAGGCCGGTTCCCCGGAGGAGGCCCTCGCCTACTTCGAGCGGAAGTACCAGGGCCTGGAGGCCGAGATCGGCCTGCTGGAGCACCGCGTCCGCAAGACCGACCTGGCCGCCAAGGAGGCGCAGGTCGCGCTGGACCACCTTCGCGCGCAGGTGGTCGAGGCGCACGCGGTCGGCGACCTGGACGCGCTGGCCAAGCGCCTCGACACGCTGACCGGCGAGATCGAGACCCGGCAGACCGAGCGCCGGGCCGCCCGGGCGAAGGCCCAGGAGGAGACCCGGGCCGCCAAGGAGGCGCTGGTCGCCGAGGCCGAGCAGCTCGCCGAGTCGACCCAGTGGCGGGAGGCCGGCGACCGGCTGCGGGCCCTGGTGGACAGCTGGAAGGCGCTCCCGCGGCTCGACCGCAAGAGTGACGACGAGCTGTGGCACCGCTTCTCGCACGCCCGCTCGGTCTTCTCCAAGCACCGCAAGGCGCACTTCGCCGCGCTGGACGTCGAGCGCGACCAGGCCCGTGCGGTGAAGGAGAAGCTGGTCACCGAGGCGGAGGCGCTCTCCGACTCCACCGAGTGGGGCGCCACCGCCGCCGCGTACCGCGACCTGATGACGCAGTGGAAGGCCGCCGGCCGCGCCCAGCGCGACGCGGAGGAGGAGCTGTGGGCCCGCTTCCGGGGCGCGCAGGACGTCTTCTTCCAGGCCCGGTCCGCCACCTTCAGCGAGCGCGACGCCGAGCAGGGTGAGAACCAGAAGCTCAAGGAGGCCCTGCTGGTCGAGGCGGAGGCGATCCTGCCGATCACCGACCTCAAGGCCGCCAAGGCCGCGCTGCGCGACGTCAACGAGCGCTGGGAGGCCATCGGCCACGTGCCGCGGGACGCCCGGCCGAAGCTCGACGCCCGCCTGAACACCGTCGAGCGGGCGATCCGCGAGGCGGAGGACGCCGAGTGGCAGCGCTCCAACCCGGAGGCCAAGGCCCGCGCGGCCGGTATGACCGGGCTGCTCCAGCAGGCCGTGGACAAGCTCCAGGCCGACGTGGACAAGGCCCGTGCGGCCGGCAACGCGAGCCGGGTCGCCAAGCTGGAGTCCGAGCTGGCGGGCCGTCAGGCCCTGCTGGACCAGGCCCTGAAGAGCCTGCAGGAGTTCAGCGGCTGA
- a CDS encoding bifunctional (p)ppGpp synthetase/guanosine-3',5'-bis(diphosphate) 3'-pyrophosphohydrolase, producing MPDEVVPTADQTRPAPSGTAPVRPGPPAAPRPSSGGMRARLARLGGQRSSTVNPVLEPLFRTIRAQDPKADPALLKDIENAYAVAEKWHRGQKRKSGDPYITHPLAVATILAELGMDAPTLMAGLLHDTVEDTDYGLETLRRDFGDSVALLVDGVTKLDRVKFGEAAQAETVRKMVVAMAKDPRVLVIKLADRLHNMRTMRYLKREKQEKKARETLEIYAPLAHRLGMNTIKWELEDLAFAILYPKMYDEIVRLVAERAPKRDEYLATVIDQVQGDLRGARITAQTTGRPKHYYSVYQKMIVRGRDFAEIYDLVGIRVLVDTVRDCYAALGTIHARWNPVPGRFKDYIAMPKFNMYQSLHTTVIGPGGKPVELQIRTFDMHRRAEYGIAAHWKYKQRAVAGVSKVRTDTPTHGRQHDKADAVNEMAWLRQLLDWQKETEDPSEFLESLRFDLSNNEVFVFTPKGDVIALPASSTPVDFAFAVHTEVGCRCIGARVNGRLVPLESTLENGDTVEVFTSKAENAGPSRDWLTFVKSPRARNKIRAWFSKERREEAIEHGKEAIARAMRKQGLPIQRILTGDSLVTLAHEMRYPDISSLYAAIGEGHVTAQSIVQKLVQALGGEEGAVEDLAETATPTHQSRAVRRRAKGDPGVIVKGVEDVWVKLSRCCTPVPGDPIVGFITRGNGVSVHRADCVNVESLTQQPERMIEVEWAATQSSVFLVAIQVEALDRSRLLSDVTRVLSDQHVNILSAAVQTSRDRVAMSRFTFEMGDPKHLGHVLKAVRGVEGVYDVYRVTSARK from the coding sequence TTGCCCGACGAGGTTGTGCCCACGGCTGACCAGACCCGGCCCGCGCCCTCCGGTACGGCCCCGGTCCGCCCCGGGCCGCCCGCCGCGCCCCGGCCGTCCTCCGGCGGCATGCGCGCCCGGCTGGCCCGCCTCGGCGGTCAGCGCAGCTCCACGGTCAACCCCGTGCTGGAGCCGCTGTTCCGCACCATCCGGGCACAGGACCCGAAGGCCGACCCGGCGCTGCTCAAGGACATCGAGAACGCCTACGCCGTCGCGGAGAAGTGGCACCGCGGGCAGAAGCGCAAGAGCGGCGACCCGTACATCACCCACCCGCTGGCCGTCGCCACCATCCTGGCCGAGCTGGGCATGGACGCCCCGACCCTGATGGCCGGGCTGCTGCACGACACCGTCGAGGACACCGACTACGGCCTGGAGACGCTGCGCCGCGACTTCGGCGACTCGGTCGCCCTGCTGGTCGACGGCGTCACCAAGCTGGACCGGGTCAAGTTCGGCGAGGCGGCCCAGGCCGAGACGGTCCGCAAGATGGTCGTGGCGATGGCCAAGGACCCGCGGGTCCTGGTGATCAAGCTGGCCGACCGGCTGCACAACATGCGGACCATGCGCTACCTCAAGCGGGAGAAGCAGGAGAAGAAGGCCCGCGAGACGCTGGAGATCTACGCCCCGCTGGCGCACCGGCTGGGCATGAACACCATCAAGTGGGAGCTGGAGGACCTCGCCTTCGCGATCCTCTACCCCAAGATGTACGACGAGATCGTCCGGCTGGTGGCCGAGCGCGCGCCCAAGCGGGACGAGTACCTGGCCACCGTGATCGACCAGGTCCAGGGTGACCTGCGCGGGGCCCGGATCACCGCGCAGACCACGGGCCGGCCGAAGCACTACTACTCGGTGTACCAGAAGATGATCGTGCGGGGCCGCGACTTCGCCGAGATCTACGACCTGGTGGGCATCCGGGTCCTGGTCGACACCGTCCGCGACTGCTACGCGGCGCTGGGCACCATCCACGCGCGGTGGAACCCGGTGCCGGGGCGGTTCAAGGACTACATCGCGATGCCCAAGTTCAACATGTACCAGTCCCTGCACACCACGGTGATCGGTCCCGGCGGCAAGCCGGTCGAGCTGCAGATCCGGACCTTCGACATGCACCGCCGGGCCGAGTACGGCATCGCGGCGCACTGGAAGTACAAGCAGCGCGCGGTCGCCGGCGTCTCCAAGGTCCGTACCGACACGCCCACGCACGGACGGCAGCACGACAAGGCCGACGCGGTCAACGAGATGGCCTGGCTGCGGCAGCTGCTGGACTGGCAGAAGGAGACCGAGGACCCGAGCGAGTTCCTCGAGTCGCTGCGCTTCGACCTCTCCAACAACGAGGTCTTCGTCTTCACGCCCAAGGGCGACGTGATAGCGCTGCCGGCCAGCTCCACCCCGGTGGACTTCGCCTTCGCGGTGCACACCGAGGTCGGCTGCCGCTGTATAGGGGCCCGGGTCAACGGACGCCTGGTGCCGCTGGAGTCGACGCTGGAGAACGGCGACACGGTCGAGGTCTTCACCTCCAAGGCGGAGAACGCCGGGCCCTCGCGGGACTGGCTGACCTTCGTCAAGTCGCCGCGGGCCCGGAACAAGATCCGCGCCTGGTTCTCCAAGGAGCGCCGCGAGGAGGCGATCGAGCACGGCAAGGAGGCGATCGCCCGCGCGATGCGCAAGCAGGGTCTGCCGATCCAGCGCATCCTCACCGGCGACTCGCTGGTCACCCTGGCGCACGAGATGCGCTACCCGGACATCTCGTCCCTGTACGCCGCGATCGGCGAGGGCCATGTCACGGCCCAGTCCATCGTGCAGAAGCTGGTCCAGGCGCTCGGCGGCGAGGAGGGCGCGGTCGAGGACCTCGCCGAGACCGCCACCCCGACACACCAGAGCAGGGCGGTGCGCCGCCGGGCCAAGGGCGACCCGGGTGTGATCGTCAAGGGCGTCGAGGACGTCTGGGTGAAGCTCTCCCGCTGCTGCACCCCGGTGCCGGGTGACCCGATCGTCGGCTTCATCACCCGCGGCAACGGCGTCTCGGTGCACCGGGCGGACTGCGTCAACGTCGAGTCCCTGACCCAGCAGCCGGAGCGGATGATCGAGGTCGAGTGGGCGGCCACCCAGTCCTCGGTCTTCCTGGTGGCCATCCAGGTCGAGGCGCTGGACCGCTCCCGGCTGCTCTCGGACGTCACCCGGGTCCTCTCCGACCAGCACGTCAACATCCTGTCCGCGGCGGTGCAGACCTCCCGGGACCGGGTGGCGATGAGCCGCTTCACCTTCGAGATGGGCGACCCGAAGCACCTCGGCCACGTGCTCAAGGCCGTCCGCGGCGTCGAGGGCGTCTACGACGTGTACCGGGTGACCTCGGCGCGCAAGTAA
- a CDS encoding peptidylprolyl isomerase yields MASSNEQRRRQLAREKYERQAARRAEAHKRQKQRKAIIGAALAVVVVATGGAWAGGVFDSSDKGKNSSPQAAPDKTAGATQVKGCNPPAEGKPNGKQWQTEPAMTVDTKAAYTATLDTSCGPVTVTLDAAKAPHTVNSFAFLAGEQYFDHVKCHRLTTEGIYVLQCGDPTGTGSGGPGYKFPDENLTGATYPAGTLAMANAGPGTNGSQFFLVYKDTQLPPNYTPFGKITGGLDVLQNIAGGGVQGGGGDGAPVADVVLNKVAVAKG; encoded by the coding sequence GTGGCCAGCAGCAACGAACAGCGACGGCGGCAGCTCGCCCGCGAGAAGTACGAGCGTCAGGCAGCACGTCGGGCCGAGGCCCACAAGCGCCAGAAGCAGCGGAAGGCGATCATCGGTGCCGCGCTCGCGGTCGTGGTGGTCGCCACCGGCGGTGCCTGGGCGGGAGGGGTCTTCGACTCCTCGGACAAGGGCAAGAACAGCTCTCCCCAGGCCGCACCGGACAAGACCGCCGGGGCCACCCAGGTCAAGGGCTGCAACCCGCCGGCCGAGGGCAAGCCGAACGGGAAGCAGTGGCAGACCGAGCCGGCCATGACGGTCGACACCAAGGCGGCCTACACGGCGACCCTGGACACCAGCTGCGGCCCGGTGACCGTCACCCTGGACGCCGCCAAGGCGCCGCACACGGTGAACTCCTTCGCCTTCCTCGCCGGTGAGCAGTACTTCGACCACGTCAAGTGCCACCGCCTCACCACCGAGGGCATCTACGTCCTCCAGTGCGGCGACCCGACCGGCACCGGCTCCGGCGGCCCGGGCTACAAGTTCCCGGACGAGAACCTGACCGGCGCCACCTACCCGGCCGGCACCCTGGCGATGGCCAATGCCGGCCCGGGCACCAACGGCAGCCAGTTCTTCCTGGTGTACAAGGACACCCAGCTGCCGCCGAACTACACCCCGTTCGGCAAGATCACCGGCGGTCTGGACGTGCTCCAGAACATCGCCGGCGGCGGTGTCCAGGGCGGTGGCGGCGACGGCGCCCCGGTGGCCGACGTGGTCCTCAACAAGGTGGCCGTCGCCAAGGGTTGA
- a CDS encoding MarR family winged helix-turn-helix transcriptional regulator, with protein sequence MDELRDESRRYLASYVMFNQAVADHLGLHPTDVQCLNLLTGEPGPFTTGRIAELTGLTSGSATRLVDRLEKAGYVARRRDAADRRRVLVEPVPAALQPVHDLWAELAVGWREMFEGYTEAERELLLRHMRRTTELSRQQIARLRAKG encoded by the coding sequence ATGGACGAGTTGAGGGACGAGTCCCGCCGCTACCTGGCGTCCTACGTGATGTTCAACCAGGCCGTCGCCGACCACCTGGGGCTGCACCCGACCGACGTCCAGTGCCTCAACCTGCTGACCGGCGAGCCCGGCCCGTTCACCACCGGCCGGATCGCCGAGCTCACCGGGCTCACCAGCGGCTCGGCGACCCGACTGGTCGACCGGCTGGAGAAGGCCGGTTACGTCGCCCGCCGGCGGGACGCGGCGGACCGGCGGCGGGTGCTGGTCGAACCCGTCCCGGCGGCGCTGCAGCCCGTCCACGACCTGTGGGCGGAGCTCGCCGTGGGCTGGCGGGAGATGTTCGAGGGCTACACCGAGGCGGAACGGGAGCTGCTGCTGCGCCACATGCGGCGCACCACCGAGCTCTCCCGGCAGCAGATCGCCCGCCTGCGCGCCAAGGGGTGA
- a CDS encoding NmrA/HSCARG family protein yields the protein MTQESYRPLVAVAGATGAQGGAAARALLDQGFRVRALTRTPDSAAAAALRALGAEPAYADFENRGSLDLALKGADALFAMSTPFGTDIDTEIRQGVALLEAAAGVGHIVFTSAAHADRDTGIPHFESKRRIERRLRTLGTPWTILGPAAFMDNYAGEWSMGGLREGRFVLPMPADRPLTLIPAQDIGAFAALALARPQEFAGRRIDLASDELTCPEIARVMTGVCGRPIRFEPLPLAEIEAYSADLAAMFRYFGEVGLEVDVAGLRRDHPQVGWQSFADWAGARTWA from the coding sequence ATGACACAGGAATCCTACCGGCCACTGGTGGCCGTCGCCGGTGCCACCGGCGCCCAGGGCGGCGCCGCCGCCCGCGCCCTGCTCGACCAGGGCTTCCGGGTCCGCGCGCTGACCCGGACCCCCGACTCCGCCGCGGCCGCGGCGCTGCGGGCCCTGGGCGCCGAGCCCGCGTACGCCGACTTCGAGAACCGCGGCTCGCTCGACCTCGCGCTCAAGGGCGCCGATGCGCTCTTCGCGATGTCGACGCCGTTCGGCACCGACATCGACACCGAGATACGGCAGGGAGTCGCGCTGCTGGAGGCGGCGGCCGGGGTCGGGCACATCGTCTTCACCTCGGCGGCCCACGCGGACCGCGACACCGGCATCCCGCACTTCGAGAGCAAGCGCCGCATCGAGCGGCGGCTGCGGACCCTGGGCACACCGTGGACGATCCTCGGCCCCGCCGCGTTCATGGACAACTACGCGGGGGAGTGGTCGATGGGCGGACTGCGCGAAGGCCGCTTCGTCCTGCCGATGCCCGCCGACCGGCCGCTCACGCTGATCCCGGCGCAGGACATCGGCGCCTTCGCGGCGCTCGCGCTCGCCCGGCCGCAGGAGTTCGCCGGACGACGGATCGACCTCGCCTCCGACGAGCTGACCTGCCCGGAGATCGCCCGGGTGATGACCGGGGTGTGCGGTCGGCCGATCCGGTTCGAACCGCTGCCGCTCGCCGAGATCGAGGCCTACTCGGCCGACCTCGCGGCGATGTTCCGCTACTTCGGCGAGGTCGGTCTCGAGGTGGACGTGGCAGGGCTGCGGCGGGACCACCCCCAGGTGGGCTGGCAGAGCTTCGCGGACTGGGCCGGCGCCCGGACCTGGGCCTGA